A region of Moorena producens PAL-8-15-08-1 DNA encodes the following proteins:
- a CDS encoding lipase family protein yields the protein MNMPQNIKSGFSFDEAILMAKFCQQIYTVYQYDDGNVNDIEIQEIYNSLYRSQDWKFVHSIRNDESNVRGFIAKKTTGHQYTVVFRGSIVTDRGAFELTDLVSDFDWDLVNYGSVTDKRIKVVKGFWEASESVCDQLEIFFKTLLGKLTAKDFDKIHQMTYERQFACITAIADAGAIRLGTDFELEARTLIEQAVADEELGNDDELTDILDFQQTRVLELEELNEPVEVYVTGHSLGGSLAFLGANALRRYFGSAVMLKVYTIGAPKVGNESFANYYERQIGKGLTHRVENLVDIAPSMPFPPPFPLNMLAGNGLRVGNFYLSNCSPVGELHTVMGLGSQGVSVDFGGAVEFLGGIPFPHGSDAYLQLLEEDHQRWQQLWRPIRNIVENFMNELLQEQTQAIKEELDQVKNEIIGLKNQYNGKVEGKDGKAVEVTTATGDSPN from the coding sequence ATGAATATGCCCCAGAATATCAAAAGTGGTTTTAGCTTTGATGAAGCCATATTAATGGCAAAATTTTGCCAGCAAATATATACGGTATACCAGTATGATGATGGAAATGTCAACGACATAGAAATTCAAGAAATCTACAATTCCCTTTACCGCTCTCAAGACTGGAAATTTGTCCACAGCATCCGCAATGATGAAAGCAATGTGCGTGGATTTATTGCCAAAAAAACAACAGGTCATCAGTATACGGTGGTTTTCCGAGGCTCAATCGTGACCGATCGCGGAGCTTTTGAACTAACAGACCTGGTATCTGACTTTGACTGGGATTTAGTCAACTACGGTTCCGTCACTGATAAAAGAATTAAAGTGGTTAAAGGATTTTGGGAAGCCTCTGAATCGGTTTGTGATCAACTCGAAATCTTTTTTAAGACCTTACTAGGTAAGCTCACAGCCAAAGATTTTGATAAAATCCACCAGATGACTTATGAAAGGCAGTTTGCCTGCATCACAGCCATCGCCGATGCTGGCGCAATTCGACTTGGTACTGATTTTGAGCTCGAAGCCAGAACCCTGATTGAGCAAGCAGTGGCAGATGAGGAACTGGGTAATGATGACGAGCTCACAGACATTTTAGATTTTCAACAAACTAGGGTGCTAGAACTCGAAGAACTCAACGAGCCAGTGGAAGTTTATGTCACTGGTCATAGTTTAGGCGGGTCCTTAGCCTTCCTGGGTGCTAATGCTTTGCGGCGTTACTTTGGTTCGGCTGTGATGCTCAAAGTCTACACCATTGGCGCACCAAAAGTAGGCAATGAGTCATTTGCCAACTACTACGAGCGACAAATCGGTAAGGGGCTGACCCATCGCGTGGAAAATTTAGTGGATATAGCTCCTAGTATGCCATTTCCGCCCCCCTTCCCCTTAAATATGTTGGCTGGGAATGGTTTGCGAGTTGGGAACTTTTACCTATCAAACTGTAGTCCTGTTGGAGAGTTACACACTGTGATGGGACTGGGTTCCCAGGGTGTCTCTGTGGATTTTGGCGGAGCTGTAGAATTCTTGGGGGGCATTCCGTTTCCCCACGGTAGTGATGCCTATTTGCAGCTACTTGAGGAAGACCACCAACGTTGGCAACAATTGTGGCGACCCATACGAAATATTGTGGAAAACTTTATGAACGAGCTTCTCCAAGAGCAAACTCAGGCTATTAAAGAGGAGTTGGATCAGGTAAAAAACGAAATTATTGGATTAAAGAACCAATATAATGGGAAAGTAGAAGGGAAGGATGGCAAGGCTGTAGAGGTCACAACGGCTACAGGGGATTCACCAAATTGA
- a CDS encoding alpha/beta fold hydrolase, translated as MFPDFLPSNTQQLVESTSIDLAQSIQRQAISTPLSPQAIATTYVNQGKGGTPILLLHGFDSSILELRRLLPLLAQENETWAVDLLGFGFTDRMAGTPFSPNAIATHLYYFWKTLIRTPVIVVGASMGGAAAIDFTLTYPQVVKQLVLIDSAGCTKAPPMGKFLFPPLGYLATAFLANPKVRQSISKNAYYDKGLASEDARICAALHLEMPGWNQALIAFTKSGGYGDFGDKLAQISQPTLILWGDHDQILGTAAASKFKDAIAQSQLIWIKDCGHVPHLEQAQVTAEHILEFA; from the coding sequence ATGTTTCCTGATTTTCTGCCCTCCAATACCCAGCAGCTAGTTGAGTCTACCTCGATTGACCTTGCTCAAAGTATCCAGCGTCAAGCTATCTCAACTCCCCTGAGCCCACAGGCCATTGCCACAACTTACGTTAATCAGGGTAAGGGTGGCACGCCGATTCTGTTACTCCATGGCTTTGATAGTTCCATACTAGAATTGCGCCGCTTACTACCGCTGCTGGCTCAGGAAAATGAAACCTGGGCAGTGGATTTGTTGGGCTTTGGGTTTACGGATCGCATGGCAGGGACTCCGTTTAGTCCAAATGCGATCGCAACCCATCTCTATTATTTCTGGAAAACCCTGATTAGAACACCAGTCATTGTAGTCGGAGCGTCGATGGGAGGTGCAGCGGCGATTGATTTTACCCTCACTTACCCCCAGGTGGTTAAACAGCTAGTATTAATAGATAGCGCTGGCTGCACCAAGGCTCCCCCGATGGGGAAGTTCTTATTTCCTCCCTTAGGCTACCTAGCGACAGCATTTTTGGCTAATCCCAAGGTAAGACAAAGTATAAGTAAAAACGCTTACTATGATAAAGGTTTGGCCTCTGAAGATGCCCGAATTTGTGCTGCATTGCACCTAGAAATGCCTGGTTGGAATCAAGCCTTGATTGCGTTTACCAAAAGTGGTGGTTATGGTGATTTTGGGGATAAGCTGGCTCAGATTAGCCAGCCAACTCTAATTTTATGGGGTGACCATGACCAAATTTTGGGGACTGCTGCTGCTAGTAAGTTTAAGGATGCGATCGCACAATCTCAATTAATCTGGATTAAAGACTGTGGTCATGTGCCTCACTTGGAACAAGCTCAAGTTACTGCTGAGCATATTTTAGAATTTGCTTAG
- a CDS encoding FkbM family methyltransferase gives MNLSNQQVTLNNGVGAGLKFHGDGSNPDFLLGTYELPLQNALASCLNRDHIFYDIGANIGFFTIIAAKLVGPSGQVYAFEPVPNNADIILRNVELNSFSNVTVFPQAVSESTGTGELLLAHHSGGATLATAGTPPDLRGEMTVDLVSIDDLVSQKTLKPPTVVKIDVEGAEINVLRGMIETIKDYQPILIYEVDDGNQESFKLKNHTIEMFIDSLGYKIMPLEPAYPNIPWYVGHAIAYSNLN, from the coding sequence ATGAATTTAAGCAATCAACAGGTAACCCTTAACAATGGAGTAGGTGCAGGACTAAAATTCCATGGGGATGGTTCTAATCCTGATTTTTTACTTGGTACCTATGAACTTCCGCTTCAGAACGCCTTAGCAAGCTGCTTAAACCGTGATCATATCTTCTATGATATCGGTGCCAATATTGGCTTTTTTACTATTATTGCTGCAAAGCTAGTTGGGCCATCTGGACAGGTTTATGCTTTTGAGCCAGTTCCAAACAATGCTGACATTATTCTACGGAATGTGGAGCTTAATAGTTTCTCCAATGTTACTGTTTTCCCTCAAGCAGTTTCTGAATCAACCGGAACCGGAGAATTGTTGCTGGCCCATCATTCAGGGGGAGCTACTTTAGCTACAGCGGGTACACCTCCAGATCTCAGGGGTGAAATGACAGTTGACCTTGTGTCTATTGATGATTTGGTGTCCCAAAAGACTTTGAAACCCCCAACGGTCGTGAAAATCGATGTGGAAGGAGCAGAAATTAATGTTTTAAGGGGGATGATTGAAACTATTAAAGACTATCAGCCCATCCTGATTTATGAAGTAGATGATGGGAATCAAGAGTCTTTTAAACTGAAGAATCACACTATTGAGATGTTTATTGACTCTCTAGGATATAAAATCATGCCCCTGGAACCAGCTTATCCCAATATTCCCTGGTATGTTGGACATGCGATCGCGTATTCAAATCTAAATTGA
- a CDS encoding nucleotide-binding protein, which translates to MQQLNPENLVNKSFTDTFSDNCCAGKTIGTKTPSGAVRKGIDVEKLIGIDNGALRLQPLLKPAWGRQGIAYGPYTRTNGLAFAVFLSNGHNTSQTERIEPLTERLHRWMIGPETDKPAKRLLRWTSSQEKSRMLRKLLWWIRSTSRISRYFKPFKLPNIDENLAVGWFPREVPVDATAEGSAFIVHATGAENGELWTRLGGYLLSAFRGLQNLQVYYIVVLREKGAAYYAASVPNAHGLAAYPNMRPIAIDPFNDDATVYAGVYQSILGQNGFEVDTRIYGANVAQISDIATWYGTAQAADDLIGDGLLDGAEADKGGFWSVSQGSYELTPDGARATQPDSVAMLECPTPSGLIHLLVETSTQITGVRILWRVQDQNQYWSFLADGDKCQLMIQDHDSWECLAVSDLWYLQPLAINSLQILDDGKTFSLYLNGKLVFNKCFTDTRLENATGVGIGGINSNNSLYFRSFEAHPRTIPIPSELDLGSPWVVEGTEMAITEDFAGAAGDLMGKTTTSGSKVWHRNIGLGVIELTGNSTAKVQADAKHPNPGRTAYTIDWDHPDIADLQLDITPPGTRRGQGEKGRGGFIFWQDADNYITINNWLDDCYGGASMSSFFYLNGFEELFDAVWTNVGKRISWGVSHRLRMIFDGMNYMIFINDEPVLYRALTDVYPDAARLRINRVGIVANWEWGNDTGSVFQNFVAKV; encoded by the coding sequence ATGCAACAATTAAATCCAGAAAATTTAGTAAACAAATCCTTCACAGACACATTCTCAGACAACTGTTGTGCAGGTAAAACCATTGGTACTAAAACTCCCAGTGGTGCAGTTCGTAAGGGTATAGATGTCGAAAAGCTGATTGGGATTGACAATGGCGCATTACGTCTCCAGCCCCTGCTAAAACCTGCGTGGGGCAGACAGGGCATTGCTTATGGTCCGTACACCCGTACCAATGGACTGGCCTTTGCAGTGTTTCTGAGCAATGGTCATAATACATCCCAGACCGAAAGGATTGAGCCCCTGACAGAACGACTCCATCGGTGGATGATTGGTCCTGAGACAGATAAACCGGCTAAACGACTTCTGCGTTGGACTTCCAGTCAGGAAAAAAGCAGGATGCTGCGAAAGCTCCTATGGTGGATTCGTAGTACCTCCAGAATTTCCAGATATTTCAAACCGTTTAAATTGCCAAATATTGATGAGAATCTGGCAGTGGGTTGGTTCCCCAGGGAAGTTCCTGTTGACGCGACTGCAGAGGGAAGTGCCTTTATTGTTCATGCCACTGGGGCAGAAAATGGAGAGTTGTGGACTCGGTTGGGGGGGTATCTGCTCTCAGCATTTAGGGGCTTACAAAATCTCCAGGTTTATTACATCGTAGTTCTGCGGGAAAAGGGAGCTGCCTATTATGCTGCTTCTGTTCCTAATGCTCATGGTCTGGCCGCTTACCCTAATATGCGTCCCATTGCTATTGATCCTTTCAATGATGATGCCACAGTATATGCTGGTGTATACCAAAGTATTCTGGGACAGAATGGTTTTGAAGTCGATACGCGAATTTATGGCGCTAATGTAGCCCAAATTTCAGACATCGCCACCTGGTACGGTACAGCTCAGGCAGCAGATGACCTGATTGGTGATGGTTTGCTAGATGGTGCTGAAGCGGACAAGGGTGGTTTCTGGAGTGTCTCTCAAGGAAGTTATGAGTTAACACCTGATGGTGCTAGAGCCACTCAACCGGATAGCGTCGCTATGTTGGAGTGTCCCACACCCTCTGGGCTAATCCATTTGCTGGTCGAAACCTCTACTCAGATAACTGGAGTCCGCATTTTGTGGCGTGTTCAGGATCAAAACCAATACTGGAGTTTCCTAGCAGACGGGGACAAATGTCAACTTATGATTCAAGACCATGATAGCTGGGAATGTTTAGCTGTTAGCGATCTATGGTATTTACAGCCCTTAGCAATCAACTCCTTACAGATATTGGATGATGGTAAGACCTTTAGCCTGTATCTCAATGGCAAGTTGGTCTTTAATAAGTGCTTTACAGATACCCGCCTGGAAAACGCTACCGGTGTTGGGATTGGTGGGATTAACTCTAATAATAGTCTGTATTTTCGCTCCTTTGAGGCTCACCCACGCACTATCCCTATTCCTTCTGAACTCGACCTGGGCTCCCCTTGGGTAGTAGAGGGTACCGAAATGGCTATCACTGAAGATTTTGCTGGTGCAGCTGGGGACTTGATGGGAAAAACCACCACTAGTGGTAGCAAAGTCTGGCATCGGAATATTGGGCTAGGGGTAATTGAGCTGACTGGGAATAGTACAGCCAAAGTCCAAGCTGATGCTAAACATCCTAATCCAGGTCGCACGGCCTACACCATTGATTGGGATCACCCAGACATAGCGGATTTACAGCTAGACATTACTCCCCCTGGAACTAGACGAGGACAGGGAGAAAAAGGTCGTGGAGGGTTTATCTTTTGGCAGGATGCTGACAATTATATCACTATCAATAACTGGTTAGATGACTGTTACGGTGGTGCTTCAATGTCTTCGTTTTTCTATCTCAATGGCTTTGAAGAATTATTTGATGCTGTCTGGACAAATGTCGGTAAACGCATTTCCTGGGGGGTCTCCCATCGGCTCCGCATGATTTTTGACGGCATGAATTACATGATATTCATCAATGATGAGCCAGTATTGTATCGTGCCCTGACAGATGTTTATCCAGATGCGGCGCGTCTTAGAATTAACCGAGTTGGGATTGTCGCTAACTGGGAATGGGGCAATGATACAGGAAGTGTATTTCAAAATTTTGTAGCAAAGGTTTAG
- a CDS encoding PIG-L deacetylase family protein, with translation MNNKLSLKTLVRQFYRFLIHRTRVEYDRSNLRRSAIIFSPHQDDETLGCGGTIIRKKQAGADIKIVFMTDGCQSHAHLIPENQVKSIRANEALAAAQKLGLQEHDVSFLEFKDGTLDQTRNLAIQNVAKIILKYLPEEIFIPYYNDGVSDHNATNEIVVAALKTIKFDVTVYEYPIWFWNHWPWTRVEGSKPNLVSFVKKTIMSGFRLLKDFRLSVYIGDVFDIKRTALDQHQSQMKQLILHPRWLTLRDVSEGDFLDCFFQNYELFRRYSLTHNSEWYR, from the coding sequence ATGAACAATAAATTATCCTTAAAAACTCTGGTACGCCAGTTTTATCGTTTTCTAATCCATAGAACCAGAGTTGAGTATGACAGAAGTAATCTAAGACGCTCGGCAATTATTTTTTCACCCCATCAGGATGATGAAACCCTGGGCTGTGGTGGAACAATTATCCGTAAAAAGCAAGCCGGAGCCGATATAAAAATTGTTTTTATGACAGATGGATGTCAATCTCATGCTCATCTGATTCCAGAAAATCAGGTAAAATCAATACGCGCTAATGAAGCCTTGGCAGCCGCTCAAAAACTTGGTCTGCAAGAGCATGATGTGAGCTTCCTGGAATTCAAAGATGGAACATTAGATCAAACCAGAAATTTGGCTATCCAAAACGTTGCAAAAATTATTCTTAAGTATCTTCCTGAAGAAATTTTTATTCCCTACTATAATGATGGAGTATCTGACCATAATGCTACCAATGAAATTGTGGTAGCTGCACTCAAAACAATTAAATTTGATGTGACAGTTTATGAGTATCCTATATGGTTCTGGAATCACTGGCCTTGGACAAGGGTGGAAGGGAGTAAACCAAACCTAGTCTCCTTTGTTAAAAAAACCATCATGTCAGGGTTTCGCTTACTGAAGGATTTTAGATTATCTGTCTATATTGGTGATGTTTTTGATATCAAACGTACTGCCCTAGACCAACATCAATCTCAAATGAAACAACTCATTCTTCATCCACGCTGGCTAACCTTGAGAGATGTGTCAGAGGGAGATTTTTTAGACTGCTTTTTTCAAAACTATGAATTATTTCGTCGATATAGTTTGACTCATAATTCTGAATGGTATCGATAA
- a CDS encoding glycosyltransferase yields MTQLSEALQVALQYHRANRLVEAEQVYRNILAGIPNQPDALYGLGMLAQQVGKYQTAEEFFNTTLLVNPESFKAWFSLGNLRQAQGQLSEAVEAYQRALALQPNSVALYNNFGYALQQQGKWENAIACYQKALEIQPNCAEADVNLGNALYAQGQLSQEKHAYYAALNHDLGVSRKIGGDLKTAVAYYQKAIAIQPDLVNSHYTLGVALQEQGKLDDAIASYNNVLKLNPSNTVVYTTLVQNKLARIDREQNKLNNKLNHQLNGADSKKRLKIAFVCQPFVMTSFPNPMDSIGILTYEFVRLLVQDGDVIVYTPGERFNTATHDGVDYRYIPIGRDQKLLNYLEKIPGFQNQKRPIFGSQLYYLAYILQVANDLRKQQCDVVHIHNLSQFIPVIRALNPGIKIALHMHCEWLTQLDHKILEKRLSKVDLVIGTSKYITEGIRQRFPKFAERCQPVFNGVNLDRFMNFYVKHNQQNGSKNNSAKRLLYVGRVSPEKGSHVLLEAFKKVLERCPQTKLDLVGPVGALPYDYLVGLSDDSKVAELASFYGDESWTGYVRRYLSELNDHFGADLASQVSFTGSLPQSKLVNYYQQADIFVFPSVCHEAFGMPIVEAMVAGLPVIATQAGAFPEIVEDGKTGLLVERSNADALADAILQLLSDQELRTSMGQAGHQRAVEVFSFEKVVDDLLKQYKTIL; encoded by the coding sequence GTGACACAACTTTCTGAAGCACTTCAAGTGGCTCTTCAATATCATCGAGCCAATCGCTTGGTCGAAGCTGAGCAAGTTTATCGTAACATTCTGGCAGGAATACCTAACCAACCAGATGCCTTGTATGGGTTAGGAATGCTAGCACAACAGGTAGGTAAGTACCAAACTGCTGAGGAGTTTTTCAATACAACCCTCCTTGTCAATCCGGAGTCTTTCAAGGCTTGGTTCAGTTTAGGCAATTTGCGTCAAGCTCAAGGTCAATTGTCAGAAGCAGTGGAAGCTTACCAGCGAGCGTTAGCCCTACAGCCGAACTCGGTAGCGCTTTACAACAACTTTGGCTATGCTCTACAACAACAAGGCAAGTGGGAAAATGCGATCGCATGCTATCAAAAAGCTTTGGAGATTCAGCCCAACTGTGCTGAAGCTGATGTGAATTTGGGTAATGCTCTCTACGCTCAAGGGCAGCTTTCCCAAGAAAAACACGCCTACTACGCTGCCTTAAATCACGATTTGGGCGTTAGTCGGAAAATAGGAGGCGATTTGAAGACTGCGGTGGCTTACTACCAGAAAGCGATCGCAATACAGCCAGACTTGGTCAACAGTCATTATACCTTGGGAGTTGCTCTGCAGGAACAAGGCAAATTAGATGATGCGATCGCGTCCTATAACAATGTCCTCAAACTCAATCCCAGTAACACTGTAGTCTACACCACTTTAGTCCAAAATAAATTAGCTAGGATTGACCGAGAGCAAAACAAATTAAACAACAAATTAAATCATCAATTAAACGGAGCAGATTCTAAGAAACGATTAAAGATAGCATTTGTCTGTCAACCCTTTGTGATGACATCGTTTCCAAATCCGATGGATTCCATCGGTATTTTGACCTATGAATTCGTGCGTCTTTTAGTTCAAGATGGTGATGTTATTGTCTATACACCAGGAGAACGCTTTAATACGGCAACTCATGACGGAGTAGACTATCGATATATTCCCATAGGCCGGGATCAAAAACTGCTCAACTATCTGGAAAAAATTCCAGGATTCCAAAATCAAAAACGTCCTATATTTGGCTCCCAACTCTATTACCTAGCATATATTTTACAGGTAGCCAATGACTTGAGAAAACAGCAATGTGATGTTGTACACATTCACAACTTATCTCAGTTTATTCCAGTGATACGAGCCTTGAACCCAGGCATAAAAATTGCCCTGCACATGCATTGTGAGTGGTTGACCCAACTCGATCACAAAATTCTAGAAAAGCGGCTTAGTAAGGTAGATTTAGTTATTGGTACTAGTAAGTATATCACAGAAGGGATTCGCCAGCGTTTTCCTAAATTTGCCGAGCGCTGTCAGCCGGTTTTTAATGGGGTAAACCTTGATCGCTTCATGAATTTCTATGTCAAGCATAATCAGCAAAATGGCAGCAAAAACAATTCTGCTAAACGATTACTCTACGTGGGTAGAGTATCTCCAGAAAAAGGATCCCATGTCTTATTAGAGGCTTTTAAAAAAGTGCTCGAGCGCTGCCCTCAAACCAAACTTGATCTCGTTGGTCCTGTAGGTGCATTACCCTACGACTATCTTGTGGGATTAAGTGATGACTCCAAAGTGGCAGAGTTAGCGTCATTCTACGGTGATGAAAGTTGGACAGGTTACGTGAGACGATACCTGTCTGAATTGAATGATCACTTTGGTGCTGATCTAGCCAGCCAAGTATCCTTCACTGGCTCCCTTCCTCAATCCAAGTTAGTCAATTATTATCAGCAGGCAGACATTTTTGTATTTCCCTCAGTATGTCACGAAGCATTTGGGATGCCAATTGTGGAAGCTATGGTCGCAGGTCTTCCCGTTATTGCTACCCAAGCTGGTGCTTTTCCCGAGATTGTGGAAGATGGTAAGACAGGTCTGCTGGTTGAACGGAGTAATGCTGATGCTTTAGCAGACGCCATCTTGCAACTTCTTTCTGACCAAGAACTTAGAACATCCATGGGACAAGCTGGACATCAGCGAGCGGTTGAAGTATTTTCTTTCGAGAAAGTTGTTGATGATTTACTCAAGCAGTACAAGACTATTCTTTGA